A stretch of the Archangium violaceum genome encodes the following:
- a CDS encoding M28 family metallopeptidase: MSCRSRASLFAALALLSGPAARANAPSPDGASWWKHVEFLASDALKGRETGSEGYQKAAAYVAEQLAAAGVKPGAGEGYLQEVSLVSRRLVEERSRLALVRGGKETPLVLGEDAIISSRMGEPGTVDAPLVFVGYGLSIPEAGHDDLAGVELQGKIAVVLQGGPEKISGALRAHHGSSSERVKALKKAGAVGIVHVQNPKLVEVPWERVAGARKMPSMMFADSALNDDQGLKVGVVINTARAQKLFAGAPHSFESLVALANADKPLPKFELPARLKATVAFETAPVKSANVVGVLPGSDPQLAGEYVVLSAHLDHVGVGAPVKGDRIYNGAMDNASGVAAVLEVARALQASETKPKRSVLFALVTGEEKGLLGAKYFAARPTVPARGLVADLNLDMFLPLMPLTHVVAYGQEESTLGETLKQVAGAHGVKVQPDPQPNRMGFVRSDQYAFIREGVPAMAFKFGFEPGSKEEQLQKQWYRERYHAPSDDLAQPVNKEGAAKFVRMLADLARTVADAPERPRWNESSFFRRFAATAEQGGAGSRP; this comes from the coding sequence ATGTCCTGTCGTTCCCGCGCCTCTCTGTTCGCCGCGCTCGCCCTCCTGTCCGGGCCCGCCGCCCGCGCCAATGCGCCCTCCCCGGACGGAGCGAGCTGGTGGAAGCACGTGGAGTTCCTCGCCAGTGATGCGCTGAAGGGGCGTGAGACGGGGAGCGAGGGCTACCAGAAGGCCGCTGCCTATGTCGCCGAGCAGCTCGCCGCCGCTGGGGTGAAGCCGGGGGCTGGCGAGGGCTACCTCCAGGAGGTGTCCCTGGTGTCGCGCCGGCTGGTGGAGGAGCGCTCGCGCCTGGCGCTGGTTCGGGGCGGCAAGGAGACGCCGCTCGTCCTGGGCGAGGACGCCATCATCTCCTCCCGCATGGGCGAGCCGGGCACGGTCGACGCGCCCCTGGTGTTCGTGGGCTACGGGCTCTCCATCCCCGAGGCGGGGCACGATGACCTCGCGGGCGTGGAGCTCCAGGGGAAGATCGCGGTCGTCCTCCAGGGCGGGCCCGAGAAGATCTCCGGCGCGCTGCGCGCCCACCATGGCTCCTCGAGCGAGCGGGTGAAGGCGCTGAAGAAGGCGGGGGCGGTGGGCATCGTTCACGTGCAGAACCCCAAGCTCGTGGAGGTCCCCTGGGAGCGCGTGGCTGGGGCGCGCAAGATGCCCTCGATGATGTTCGCCGACTCCGCCCTCAACGATGATCAGGGATTGAAGGTGGGCGTCGTCATCAACACGGCGCGCGCCCAGAAGCTGTTCGCGGGCGCTCCGCACTCCTTCGAATCCCTGGTCGCCCTGGCCAACGCGGACAAGCCGCTGCCGAAGTTCGAGCTGCCCGCGCGCCTGAAGGCCACGGTCGCCTTCGAGACCGCGCCGGTGAAGTCCGCCAACGTGGTGGGTGTGCTGCCGGGGAGCGATCCCCAGCTCGCGGGCGAGTACGTGGTCCTCTCCGCGCACCTGGACCACGTGGGCGTGGGAGCGCCGGTGAAGGGGGACCGCATCTACAACGGCGCCATGGACAACGCCTCGGGCGTGGCGGCGGTGCTCGAGGTGGCGCGGGCGCTCCAGGCCTCGGAGACGAAGCCGAAGCGCTCGGTGCTCTTCGCCCTGGTGACGGGCGAGGAGAAGGGACTGCTGGGCGCGAAGTACTTCGCGGCCCGTCCCACCGTGCCGGCGCGCGGGCTGGTGGCGGACCTCAACCTGGACATGTTCCTGCCCCTCATGCCCCTCACCCACGTGGTGGCGTATGGGCAGGAGGAGTCCACCCTGGGCGAGACGCTGAAGCAGGTGGCGGGAGCGCATGGCGTGAAGGTGCAGCCGGACCCGCAGCCCAACCGCATGGGCTTCGTGCGCAGCGACCAGTACGCCTTCATCCGCGAGGGCGTGCCGGCCATGGCCTTCAAGTTCGGCTTCGAGCCGGGCTCCAAGGAGGAGCAGCTCCAGAAGCAGTGGTACCGCGAGCGCTACCACGCGCCATCGGATGACCTCGCCCAGCCGGTGAACAAGGAGGGCGCGGCGAAGTTCGTCCGGATGCTCGCCGACCTCGCCCGCACCGTGGCGGACGCCCCCGAGCGCCCGCGCTGGAACGAGAGCAGCTTCTTCCGCCGGTTCGCCGCGACGGCGGAGCAGGGCGGCGCGGGCTCGCGGCCGTAG
- a CDS encoding Kelch repeat-containing protein, translating to MSRTIRLSLLMAGVVTVSSGCGGAEAPAAGVVGSSEAQALSSAYWTRNANMYDARNLHTATLLESGLVLVAGGTTGSGVISRSAELYNPYTDSWSSTGSLNAPHQNFSAVRLDSGLVLATGGQDGSGAPYSSAAELYDPDTGRWSLTANMGVPRAFHTSTLLGSGKVLVTGGMTPVGDASRSTELYDPATGTWTPAGSMSTERFFHAATQLYSGEVMLTGGLPLMSNQVDVYNPATNTWRQVQPLPTLRQSHTATRLYSGYVMVVGGQDVSNNVLSSVDVYDPYNDQWFSAPPMNRPRRGHTATLLYSGALMVTGGSDESGPLASTEVYDPQYNRWFLIDYMPQARIGHTATLLDTGEVVVTGGTTTSGNLLATTVRFTQQ from the coding sequence ATGAGCAGGACGATTCGGTTGTCTTTGTTGATGGCGGGCGTGGTGACCGTTTCGAGCGGGTGTGGTGGCGCGGAAGCGCCGGCCGCAGGGGTGGTGGGGTCCTCCGAGGCGCAGGCGCTCAGCTCCGCCTACTGGACCAGGAACGCGAACATGTATGACGCGCGCAACCTGCACACGGCGACGTTGCTCGAGTCGGGCCTGGTGCTGGTGGCGGGCGGCACGACGGGCTCGGGCGTCATCTCCCGGAGCGCCGAGCTGTACAACCCCTACACGGATTCGTGGAGCTCCACGGGCTCCCTGAACGCGCCGCACCAGAACTTCAGCGCCGTGCGGCTCGACTCGGGCCTGGTGCTGGCGACGGGTGGCCAGGATGGGAGCGGTGCTCCCTACTCCAGCGCCGCGGAGCTGTACGACCCGGACACCGGCAGGTGGAGCCTCACGGCCAACATGGGGGTGCCGCGCGCCTTCCACACCTCCACGCTGCTCGGCTCGGGCAAGGTGCTGGTGACGGGCGGCATGACGCCGGTCGGGGACGCGTCCCGCAGCACGGAGCTGTATGACCCGGCCACCGGCACGTGGACGCCCGCGGGCTCCATGTCCACCGAGCGCTTCTTCCATGCCGCGACGCAGCTCTACTCGGGCGAGGTGATGCTGACGGGCGGGCTGCCCCTCATGTCCAACCAGGTGGACGTGTACAACCCGGCCACCAACACGTGGCGCCAGGTGCAGCCCCTTCCCACCCTGCGCCAGTCCCACACCGCGACACGGCTCTACTCGGGTTACGTGATGGTGGTGGGCGGCCAGGATGTCAGCAACAACGTGCTGAGCTCGGTGGACGTGTACGACCCGTACAACGACCAGTGGTTCTCCGCCCCGCCGATGAACCGGCCGCGCCGGGGCCACACCGCGACCCTGCTCTACTCGGGCGCGTTGATGGTGACGGGCGGATCCGACGAGTCCGGTCCCCTGGCCAGCACCGAGGTGTATGACCCGCAGTACAACCGGTGGTTCCTGATCGACTACATGCCCCAGGCGCGCATCGGTCATACCGCCACGCTGCTGGATACGGGGGAGGTGGTGGTGACGGGCGGGACGACCACCTCGGGCAACCTGCTCGCGACCACCGTGCGATTCACGCAGCAGTAG
- the tal gene encoding transaldolase gives MIATQALHEAGQRLWLDSITRELLDSGRLEHYITDLFVTGLTSNPTLFDHAIRRSRDYDASIAREAANGLSPELLFFRVALEDLSRAAELFLPIHQRTRGQDGWVSLEVSPLLAFQQPELTVEQATMLHAEAGLPNLFVKIPGTPMGLRAIEEAIFAGVPVNVTLLFSTEQYLAAADAYMKGIERRLEAGESPEVPSVASLFISRWDKAVAGQVPESLRNRLGIAVGERTYRAYCELRESARVRRLVSEGASMQTLLWASTGTKDPTARDTLYVEALAAADTINTMPEPTLLAFADHGRVGPLLTREEWESDEVLEEFRTAGVELDGLATQLQREGADSFVKSWNSLMVCIAEKSEEVGAAHPDM, from the coding sequence ATGATCGCGACACAGGCTCTGCACGAGGCCGGCCAGCGTCTCTGGCTGGATAGCATCACCCGCGAGTTGCTCGATTCGGGTCGGTTGGAGCACTACATCACCGACCTGTTCGTCACCGGGCTCACCTCCAATCCCACCCTCTTCGACCACGCCATCCGCCGCAGCCGCGACTATGACGCCTCCATCGCCAGGGAGGCGGCGAATGGCTTGAGCCCCGAGCTGCTCTTCTTCCGGGTGGCGTTGGAGGACCTCTCGCGAGCGGCGGAGCTCTTCCTGCCCATCCACCAGCGCACCCGGGGCCAGGACGGCTGGGTGTCGTTGGAGGTCTCTCCGCTCCTGGCCTTCCAGCAGCCGGAGCTGACCGTGGAGCAGGCGACCATGCTGCACGCGGAGGCGGGTCTGCCCAACCTCTTCGTCAAGATTCCCGGGACGCCCATGGGGCTGCGCGCCATCGAGGAGGCCATCTTCGCGGGGGTCCCCGTCAACGTGACGCTCCTCTTCTCGACGGAGCAGTACCTGGCGGCCGCGGACGCGTACATGAAGGGCATCGAGCGGCGGTTGGAGGCGGGGGAGTCACCCGAGGTGCCGTCCGTGGCCTCGCTCTTCATCAGCCGGTGGGACAAGGCCGTGGCGGGCCAGGTCCCCGAGTCGCTGCGCAACCGGCTGGGCATCGCGGTGGGCGAGCGCACCTACCGGGCCTACTGCGAGCTGCGCGAGAGCGCGCGCGTCCGCCGGCTGGTGTCCGAGGGGGCCTCGATGCAGACGCTGCTGTGGGCGAGCACCGGCACGAAGGATCCCACCGCGCGGGACACCCTCTACGTGGAGGCGCTCGCCGCCGCGGACACCATCAACACGATGCCGGAGCCCACCCTGCTGGCCTTCGCGGACCACGGACGGGTGGGGCCGTTGCTGACGCGCGAGGAGTGGGAGAGCGACGAGGTGCTGGAGGAGTTCAGGACGGCCGGTGTGGAGTTGGACGGCCTGGCCACGCAGCTCCAGCGCGAGGGCGCGGACTCCTTCGTGAAGTCGTGGAACAGCCTCATGGTGTGCATCGCCGAGAAGAGCGAGGAAGTGGGGGCGGCGCACCCCGACATGTGA
- the rpiA gene encoding ribose-5-phosphate isomerase RpiA, with amino-acid sequence MSAPAESDAVRFKRLAAERAVDSIQPGMVVGLGSGSTSALVVRRLAALRGEGRLMDVVGVPTSVETEQLARSLGVPLTTLEEHPVLDLTLDGADEVEPELRLIKGGGGALMREKIVAQASQRVLIVVDASKLSPRLGTNWPVPVEVLPFGWRSQALFLEKLGARITRREGRDGTPFRTDQGNLILDCAFGPIEHPEELASRLDARAGIVAHGLFIGLTSELVVAGPGGVEHRRPT; translated from the coding sequence ATGTCCGCACCCGCCGAGAGTGACGCCGTCCGTTTCAAGCGACTGGCCGCCGAGCGTGCCGTGGACTCCATCCAGCCGGGCATGGTGGTGGGGCTCGGCTCGGGCAGCACCTCGGCGCTCGTGGTGCGTCGGCTGGCAGCCCTGCGTGGCGAGGGACGGCTGATGGACGTGGTGGGCGTCCCCACGTCGGTGGAGACGGAGCAGCTGGCGCGCTCGTTGGGCGTGCCCCTCACCACGCTGGAAGAGCATCCGGTGTTGGACCTCACCCTCGACGGAGCGGACGAGGTGGAGCCGGAGCTGCGTCTCATCAAGGGCGGGGGCGGGGCGTTGATGCGCGAGAAGATCGTCGCCCAGGCGAGCCAGCGGGTGCTCATCGTGGTGGACGCGAGCAAGTTGTCGCCCCGGTTGGGAACGAACTGGCCGGTGCCGGTGGAGGTGTTGCCCTTCGGCTGGCGTTCGCAGGCCCTCTTCCTGGAGAAGCTGGGTGCGCGCATCACCCGGCGGGAGGGACGGGACGGCACGCCCTTTCGGACGGATCAGGGCAATCTCATCCTCGATTGTGCCTTCGGTCCCATCGAGCATCCGGAGGAACTGGCTTCGAGGCTGGATGCGCGGGCCGGCATCGTGGCGCATGGCCTGTTCATCGGCCTGACCTCCGAGTTGGTGGTGGCGGGTCCTGGGGGCGTGGAGCACCGCCGACCGACTTGA
- a CDS encoding helix-turn-helix transcriptional regulator has product MSGRSPWRSPAWLFPPLHRFFGTEELDFGRAGNGLSFDAGWMEARLTTADPRLLATAERFADSALRARASAGDFPSTVAARIAEALESGAGAEDIAARLHMSKRTLQRRLEEGGLSFQELLDRVRAEKARTLIRDERLELADVAFRLGFSDVSSFSRSFRRWTGVSPGRYRLLKKPPPLEP; this is encoded by the coding sequence TTGAGCGGGCGGTCGCCGTGGCGCTCCCCTGCCTGGCTGTTCCCTCCCCTGCATCGCTTCTTCGGTACGGAGGAGCTCGACTTCGGCCGCGCCGGGAATGGCCTGTCATTCGACGCGGGGTGGATGGAGGCCCGGCTGACCACCGCGGACCCACGCCTGCTCGCCACGGCCGAGCGGTTCGCCGACTCGGCGTTGCGCGCGAGGGCCTCGGCCGGGGACTTCCCCTCCACCGTGGCCGCGCGCATCGCGGAGGCTCTCGAGTCCGGGGCGGGCGCGGAGGACATCGCCGCCCGGCTGCACATGAGCAAGCGCACACTCCAGCGCAGGCTCGAGGAGGGGGGCCTGTCCTTCCAGGAGTTGTTGGACCGGGTGCGCGCGGAGAAGGCGCGGACGCTCATCCGCGACGAGCGCCTCGAGCTGGCCGACGTGGCCTTCCGGCTGGGCTTCTCGGACGTGAGCAGCTTCAGCCGCTCGTTCCGGCGCTGGACGGGTGTGTCCCCCGGCCGCTACCGGTTGCTGAAGAAGCCTCCTCCCCTCGAGCCTTGA
- a CDS encoding PAS domain S-box protein, producing the protein MRALLADTRRLVWAVDEMGRMQEPSPSWAAFTGQPPEQMRDRRWMEPIHPDDQGKLEPGGSAFTSAHATGEELACRVRGADGTWRELHVRALPVKDDAGRRVEWLLVAEDVTERANDRQEQAEKALHESEERFRSLVQTSTAAVWTTDAQGVPVEDSPSWRAFTGYTLDKWLDGTAWMESIHPEDRVRVEAVWRNCLATKTPYEVESRVWHANGSWRWVRARAVPVFNLDGTVREWVGTTTDISEHKIAEEERNILLAELMSKERLLSAVLEQMPSGFLLAGPRGELTFANAQVQALSGHPLFAPETERGAAAYHYHRLDGTEYSPEELPLSRSLRHGEVVRGEVLWLHGKDNKDNRFIRVNCAPIRDERGQTIAAVAILDNITEARRAEERAARLQSATSALSQALTPGDVARTILTEALGGMDANAGAVYRRRADGLLEVLYDVGYPESYIGKYRLVSPDADTPVTNAVRTGRESWLRSNATLSERYPDVAAARPEVNDHAAVTLPMWVHGQPIGAIVLSLNDPRTCGPEEMQFLRMLAQQCGQALERARLYEVAETERQRAEQASRLKDDFLGVLSHELRTPLTAILGWTQILRTWELAPEKRERALETIERNARAQTQLVEDLLDVNRIVSGKLRLDVRPTHLTRVIENALDVVRPAAEAKGLQLQTRMDPQTPPLLVDPDRLQQVVWNLVSNAVKFTPQGGRVTVSLAQGSSHVELQVSDTGDGLAANFLPHLFERFRQADASSTRRYGGLGLGLSIVRHLVELHGGTIEAQSPGKGLGATFIVRLPRKAPRPDVAEPVRATTPPPPSLPVDYPQELRERHILVVDDDADARELIATMLREGGARVSTAVSAAGALELLGQEPPELLISDIGMPEMDGYALMREVRGRPPEQGGRVRSLALTAYAREEDQYAARLAGFDAHVAKPLEPSELLRVAASLLRRSE; encoded by the coding sequence TTGCGTGCGCTCCTGGCGGATACTCGCCGGCTCGTCTGGGCGGTGGACGAGATGGGGAGGATGCAGGAGCCCTCTCCCTCGTGGGCGGCCTTCACGGGCCAGCCGCCCGAGCAGATGAGGGACCGGCGATGGATGGAGCCGATCCATCCCGACGATCAGGGGAAACTGGAGCCGGGCGGGTCCGCCTTCACGAGCGCGCACGCCACCGGCGAGGAGCTCGCCTGCCGCGTGCGCGGGGCGGATGGGACCTGGCGCGAGTTGCACGTGCGCGCGTTGCCCGTGAAGGACGACGCGGGGCGGCGCGTGGAATGGCTCCTGGTCGCCGAGGACGTCACCGAGCGGGCCAATGACAGACAGGAGCAGGCCGAGAAGGCGCTGCACGAGAGCGAGGAGCGGTTCCGCTCGCTCGTGCAGACCTCGACGGCGGCCGTCTGGACCACCGACGCCCAGGGCGTCCCGGTGGAGGACTCCCCTTCCTGGCGGGCCTTCACCGGCTACACGCTCGACAAGTGGCTGGACGGCACCGCCTGGATGGAGAGCATCCATCCCGAGGATCGCGTGCGCGTCGAGGCCGTCTGGCGGAACTGCCTCGCCACGAAGACGCCCTACGAAGTCGAAAGCCGCGTGTGGCACGCGAATGGGAGCTGGCGCTGGGTCCGGGCCCGCGCCGTGCCCGTGTTCAACCTGGACGGCACCGTGCGCGAATGGGTGGGCACCACCACGGACATCTCCGAGCACAAGATCGCCGAGGAGGAGCGCAACATCCTGCTGGCGGAGCTCATGTCCAAGGAACGGCTGCTGTCCGCCGTCCTCGAGCAGATGCCCTCGGGCTTCCTCCTGGCCGGACCTCGCGGCGAGCTGACGTTCGCCAATGCCCAGGTGCAGGCCCTCTCGGGTCATCCCCTCTTCGCTCCGGAAACGGAGCGGGGCGCCGCCGCCTACCACTACCACCGTCTGGATGGCACCGAGTACTCGCCCGAGGAGCTGCCCTTGTCGCGCAGCCTGCGCCATGGCGAGGTGGTGCGTGGCGAGGTGCTCTGGCTGCACGGGAAGGACAACAAGGACAACCGCTTCATCCGGGTGAACTGCGCGCCCATCCGCGACGAGCGCGGCCAGACCATCGCCGCGGTGGCCATCCTCGACAACATCACCGAGGCCCGCCGGGCCGAGGAGCGCGCCGCGCGCCTGCAGTCGGCGACCTCCGCCCTCTCCCAGGCCCTCACCCCGGGTGACGTGGCCCGGACGATCCTCACCGAGGCCCTGGGCGGCATGGACGCCAACGCGGGTGCCGTCTACCGCCGGCGCGCGGATGGTCTGCTCGAGGTCCTCTATGACGTGGGATATCCCGAGAGCTACATCGGCAAGTATCGCCTCGTCTCCCCCGACGCGGACACCCCCGTCACCAACGCGGTGCGCACGGGCAGGGAGAGCTGGCTGCGCTCCAACGCGACCTTGTCCGAGCGCTACCCGGACGTCGCGGCGGCGCGCCCGGAGGTGAATGACCACGCGGCCGTGACACTGCCCATGTGGGTGCACGGCCAGCCCATCGGCGCGATCGTGCTCAGCTTGAACGACCCACGCACCTGCGGCCCCGAGGAGATGCAGTTCCTGCGGATGCTCGCGCAGCAGTGTGGCCAGGCCCTCGAGCGCGCGCGCCTGTACGAGGTGGCGGAGACGGAGCGCCAGCGCGCGGAACAGGCCAGCCGCCTGAAGGATGACTTCCTCGGCGTGCTTTCCCACGAGCTGCGCACGCCGCTGACCGCCATCCTCGGATGGACCCAGATACTGCGCACGTGGGAGCTGGCACCGGAGAAACGCGAGCGCGCCCTGGAGACCATCGAGCGCAACGCACGGGCACAGACCCAGCTCGTCGAGGACCTGCTGGACGTCAACCGCATCGTGAGTGGCAAGCTGCGACTGGACGTGCGCCCCACCCACCTGACGCGGGTCATCGAGAACGCGCTGGACGTGGTGCGCCCGGCCGCCGAGGCCAAGGGCCTCCAGCTCCAGACCCGGATGGACCCCCAGACGCCCCCCCTCCTGGTGGACCCGGACCGACTGCAGCAGGTGGTGTGGAACCTCGTGTCCAACGCGGTGAAGTTCACCCCTCAGGGGGGACGCGTGACGGTGTCCCTCGCCCAGGGGTCCTCGCATGTGGAGCTCCAGGTGAGCGACACCGGGGATGGGCTCGCGGCGAACTTCCTGCCCCACCTCTTCGAGCGGTTCCGCCAGGCGGACGCCTCCTCCACGCGCCGCTACGGCGGGCTGGGGCTGGGGTTGTCCATCGTGCGCCACCTGGTGGAGCTGCACGGCGGCACGATCGAGGCCCAGAGCCCCGGCAAGGGCCTGGGCGCCACCTTCATCGTCCGGTTGCCACGAAAGGCTCCCCGCCCGGACGTGGCCGAGCCGGTGCGTGCGACCACCCCACCTCCGCCGAGCCTCCCCGTCGACTACCCGCAGGAGCTTCGTGAACGCCACATCCTGGTGGTCGACGACGACGCGGACGCGCGCGAGCTGATCGCCACGATGCTGCGGGAAGGAGGAGCCCGGGTCTCCACCGCGGTCAGCGCGGCCGGGGCCCTCGAGCTCCTGGGCCAGGAGCCGCCGGAGCTCCTCATCTCCGACATCGGCATGCCGGAGATGGACGGCTACGCGCTCATGCGGGAGGTCCGCGGAAGACCGCCCGAGCAGGGTGGGCGGGTGCGGTCCTTGGCACTCACCGCGTACGCCCGGGAGGAGGACCAGTACGCGGCCCGGCTCGCGGGCTTCGACGCTCACGTGGCCAAGCCACTGGAGCCCTCGGAGTTGCTGCGGGTGGCCGCCTCGCTGTTGCGCCGGAGTGAGTGA
- a CDS encoding PAS domain-containing sensor histidine kinase gives MSASSVPNAPGSGQATSSDSGGPPPPTDERLRLLLSHMNEAFLSLDSRGRVLDCNARAVSLLGVDAERLRGQAPWSAVPALAGRTLHERLLAALEAPRPTRFLASLPPRVWLEVSVIPVREELWVLATDITQREEAEALVEQTEKRFRLLGERFQVALDSAEMAVWETNLITGKVFRSEGHDRLYGYPEQLPEWTHEKFLAALHPEDRPEVEAQVTGIFSNDVKSYTSTFRTRWSDGSWHWLTSRARVLRDGEGRPMVVRGAILDITQLKETELALQEAVRVRDDFLSLASHELKTPLTGLSLQMQLLRRLEAENSSLPLESSKVRARLEAIDRSLRRLGLLVDNLLDVSRIRHGRLDFLFSTGDLSALVSEVVARTADEARLAGVSLISHVEPSLVGRFDRLRLEQVLMNLLSNALRHGGGNPVEVRLERTPKGARLVVRDEGPGIPEADRERIFARFEQVRGAARAGGLGLGLFIVRQIVEGHQGHVHVEPGPGGRGAAFVVELPL, from the coding sequence GTGAGCGCGTCCTCCGTTCCGAACGCGCCCGGTTCCGGCCAGGCGACTTCTTCCGATTCCGGCGGCCCCCCGCCCCCCACCGACGAGCGGCTGCGGTTGTTGCTCTCGCACATGAACGAGGCCTTCCTCTCGCTGGATTCGCGGGGGCGGGTGCTCGACTGCAACGCGCGGGCGGTGTCGTTGCTGGGCGTGGACGCCGAGCGGCTGCGAGGTCAGGCGCCCTGGTCGGCGGTGCCGGCGCTGGCGGGCAGGACGTTGCACGAGCGGCTGTTGGCGGCACTCGAGGCACCCAGGCCCACGCGCTTCCTGGCCTCGTTGCCGCCGCGCGTGTGGCTGGAGGTGTCGGTCATCCCCGTGCGGGAGGAGCTGTGGGTGCTCGCCACCGACATCACCCAGCGCGAGGAGGCCGAGGCCCTGGTGGAGCAGACGGAGAAGCGCTTCCGGCTGTTGGGTGAGCGCTTCCAGGTCGCGCTCGACTCCGCGGAGATGGCCGTCTGGGAGACGAACCTGATCACCGGCAAGGTATTCCGCTCCGAGGGCCATGACCGGCTCTATGGCTACCCCGAGCAGCTGCCGGAATGGACGCACGAGAAGTTCCTGGCCGCGCTGCACCCGGAGGATCGCCCGGAGGTGGAGGCGCAGGTCACCGGCATCTTCTCCAATGATGTGAAGTCCTATACCTCCACCTTCCGGACCCGGTGGTCGGATGGCTCCTGGCACTGGCTGACCAGCCGAGCGCGCGTGCTGCGCGATGGGGAGGGGCGGCCCATGGTGGTGCGTGGCGCCATCCTCGACATCACCCAGTTGAAGGAGACGGAGCTGGCGCTGCAGGAAGCGGTGCGCGTGCGCGACGACTTCCTGTCGCTCGCCAGTCACGAGCTCAAGACGCCGCTCACCGGCCTGTCGCTGCAGATGCAGCTGCTGCGGCGGCTGGAGGCCGAGAATTCCTCCCTGCCGCTGGAGTCTTCCAAGGTGCGGGCGCGGTTGGAGGCCATCGACCGTTCCCTTCGGCGCCTGGGGCTGCTGGTGGACAACCTGCTGGATGTCAGCCGCATCCGGCATGGCAGGTTGGACTTCCTCTTCTCCACCGGGGACCTGTCGGCGCTGGTGTCCGAGGTGGTGGCGCGCACCGCGGACGAGGCACGGCTGGCGGGCGTGTCCCTCATCTCGCACGTCGAGCCATCGTTGGTGGGGCGCTTCGATCGGCTCCGGCTCGAGCAGGTGTTGATGAACCTGCTGTCCAACGCACTGCGCCACGGCGGAGGCAATCCGGTGGAGGTGCGGCTGGAGCGGACCCCCAAGGGGGCTCGGCTGGTGGTGCGGGACGAGGGGCCGGGCATTCCCGAGGCCGATCGCGAGCGCATCTTCGCGCGCTTCGAGCAGGTGCGCGGCGCGGCGCGCGCTGGAGGCCTGGGGCTGGGCCTCTTCATCGTGCGGCAGATCGTCGAGGGCCATCAGGGCCACGTGCACGTGGAGCCGGGGCCTGGAGGAAGGGGCGCGGCCTTCGTGGTCGAGCTTCCGCTGTGA
- the hpf gene encoding ribosome hibernation-promoting factor, HPF/YfiA family, with protein MQLNITFRQFGSSDSLKEYAKEKVERVNKYLDRAGEAHVVLSLERHLHHAEITIHSGSWVLRGREKSADMYASIDLAMDKIEAQLRKYKEKIKNHHGRERVHHRQELVNNLKVRHKVFELPEELQEEAAEAPAAQQPAPSAPAPAAPEQPAHRIVRTSEITVKPMSVDEAVMQMNLMNQDFYVFQHTTTHEVCVVYRRKEDGQYGLIGVHAPPNAG; from the coding sequence ATGCAGCTCAACATCACCTTCCGCCAGTTTGGCTCGTCCGATTCCCTCAAGGAGTACGCGAAGGAGAAGGTCGAGCGGGTGAACAAGTACCTGGATAGAGCCGGGGAGGCCCACGTGGTGCTGTCGCTCGAGCGGCACCTGCACCACGCGGAGATCACCATCCACTCCGGCTCCTGGGTGCTGCGCGGCAGGGAGAAGAGCGCGGACATGTACGCGTCCATCGATCTCGCGATGGACAAGATCGAAGCGCAGCTCCGCAAGTACAAGGAGAAGATCAAGAACCATCACGGGCGCGAGCGGGTGCACCACCGGCAGGAACTGGTGAACAACCTCAAGGTGCGCCACAAGGTCTTCGAGCTCCCCGAGGAGCTCCAGGAGGAGGCCGCCGAGGCTCCCGCCGCACAGCAGCCCGCGCCGAGCGCTCCGGCTCCCGCGGCGCCCGAGCAGCCCGCGCACCGCATCGTTCGCACCTCGGAGATCACCGTGAAGCCCATGTCGGTGGACGAGGCGGTGATGCAGATGAACCTGATGAACCAGGACTTCTACGTCTTCCAGCACACCACCACGCACGAGGTCTGCGTGGTGTACCGGCGCAAGGAGGATGGGCAGTACGGCCTCATCGGCGTGCACGCTCCGCCCAACGCGGGCTGA